A stretch of DNA from Ranitomeya variabilis isolate aRanVar5 chromosome 1, aRanVar5.hap1, whole genome shotgun sequence:
ggtccaaacggaaggacacagggttaagaatctccaatatcttgtacgggccgatgaaccgaggcttaaacttaggagaagaaaccctcatagggacaaaacgagaagacaaccacaccaagtccccaacacaaagccgaggaccaacacgacgacggcggttggcaaaaagctgagtcttctcctgggacaacttcaaattgtccaccacctgcccccaaatctgatgcaacctctccaccacagcatccactccaggacaatccgaagattccacttgaccggaggaaaatcgaggatgaaaccccgaattacagaaaaacggggacaccaaggtggcagagctggcccgattattgagggcgaacaccgccaaaggcaaaaaagcaacccaatcatcctgatccgcagacacaaaacacctcaaatatgtctccaaggtctgattagtccgctcggtctggccattagtctgaggatggaaagcagacgaaaaagacaaatctatgcccatcctagcacagaatgcccgccaaaatctagacacgaattgggtccctctgtcagaaacgatattctccggaataccatgcaaacgaacaacattttgaaaaaacagaggaaccaactcggaagaagaaggcaacttaggcaagggaaccagatggaccatcttagagaaacggtcacacaccacccagatgacagacatcttctgagaaacaggcagatccgaaataaaatccatcgagatgtgcgtccaaggcctcttcgggataggcaagggtaacaacaatccactagcccgagaacaacaaggcttggcccgagcacaaacgtcacaagactgcacaaagcctcgcacatctcgtgacagggaaggccaccagaaggaccttgccaccaaatccctggtaccaaagattccaggatgacctgccaacgcagaagaatgaacctcagagatgactctactggtccaatcatcaggaacaaacagtctaccaggtgggcaacgatcaggtctatccgcctgaaactcctgcaaggcccgccgcaggtctggagaaacggcagacaatatcactccatctttaaggatacctgtgggctcagaattaccaggggagtcaggctcaaaactcctagaaagggcatccgccttaacattcttagaacccggtaggtaagacaccacaaaattaaaccgagagaaaaacaacgaccagcgcgcttgtctaggattcaggcgcctggcagactcaaggtaaattaaatttttgtggtcagtcaataccaccacctgatgtctggccccctcaagccagtgacgccactcctcaaaagcccacttcatggccaaaagctcccgattcccaatatcataattccgctcggcgggcgaaaatttacgggaaaaaaaagcacaaggtctcatcacggagcagtcggaacttctctgcgacaacaccgccccagctccgatttcagaagcgtcgacctcaacctgaaaaggaagagcaacatcaggctgacgcaacactggggcggaagaaaagcggcgcttgagctcccgaaaggcctccacagcatcaggggaccaatcagcaacatcagcacccttcttagtcaaatcagtcaatggttttacaacatcagaaaaaccagcaataaatcgacgataaaagttagcaaagcccaaaaatttctgaagactcttaagagaagagggttgcgtccaatcaccaatagcctgaaccttgacaggatccatctcgatggaagagggggaaaaaatgtatcccaagaaggaaatcttctgaaccccaaaaacacacttagaacccttcacacacaaggaattagaccgcaaaacctgaaaaaccctcctgacctgctggacatgagagtcccagtcatccgaaaaaatcagaatatcatccagatacacaatcataaatttatccaaataatcgcggaaaatgtcatgcataaaggactggaagactgaaggggcatttgaaagaccaaaaggcatcaccaaatactcaaaatggccctcgggcgtattaaatgcggttttccactcatccccctgcttgattcgcaccaaattatacgccccacggagatcaatcttagagaaccacttggccccctttatacgagcaaacaaatcagtaagcagtggtaacggatattgatatttaaccgtgattttattcaaaagtcgataatcaatacacggcctcaaagagccgtctttcttagacacaaagaaaaaaccggctcctaagggagatgacgaaggacgaatatgtcccttttccaaggactcctttatatattctcgcatagcagcgtgttcaggcacagacagattaaataaacgacccttagggtatttactacccgggatcaagtctatggcacaatcgcactcccggtgcggaggtagtgaaccaaccttgggttcttcaaaaacgtcacgaaagtcagacaagaattcaggaatctcagagggaatagatgatgaaatggaaaccaaaggtacgtccccatgagttcctttacatccccagcttaacacagacatagctctccagtcgaggactgggttatgagattgcagccatggcaatcccagcaccaaaacatcatgtagattatacagcaccagaaagcgaataacctcctggtgatccggattaacacgcatagtcacttgtgtccagtattgtggtttattactagccaatggggtggagtcaatccctttcagaggtatcggagcctccaatggctccaaatcatacccacagcgtttggcaaaggaccaatccataagactcaaagcagcgccagagtcgacataggcgtccgcggtaatagatgacaaagaacaaatcagggtcacagatagaataaacttagactgtaaagtgctaattgaaacagacttgtcaggcttcttagtacgcttaaagcatgctgatataacatgagttgaatcaccacaatagaagcacaacccattttttcgtctaaaattctgccgctcgcttctggacagaattctatcacattgcatattttctggcgttttctcagtagacaccgccaaatggtgcacaggtttgcgctcccgcagacgcctatcaatctgaatagccatcgtcatggactcattcagactcgcaggcacagggaaccccaccataacatccttaatggcatcagagagaccttctctgaaaatcgccgccagggcgcactcattccactgagtaagcacagaccatttgcggaatttttggcagtatatttcagcttcatcttgcccctgagacaaggacatcaaggccttttccgcctgaagctctaaatgaggttcctcataaagcaaccccaaggccagaaaaaacgcatccacattgagcaacgcaggatcccctggtgccaatgcaaaagcccagtcttgagggtcgccccggagcaaggaaattacaatcctgacctgctgtgcagggtctccggcagagcgagacttcagggacaaaaacaatttgcaattatttttaaaattttgaaagtgagatctattccccgagaagaattcaggcaaaggaattctaggttcagacataggtgcatgaacaacaaaatcttgcaaattttgtacctttgtggcgagattattcaaacctgtagctacactctgaagatccatttgaaacaggtgaacacagagccattcaaggattagaaggagaggaagagaggaaggctgcagtataggcagactagcaagtgattcaattaagagcacactcagaactagagggaaaaaaaaaaaaaaaaattgtagcagacttcttttttctctcctttctcagccagtaatttaacccttttttgggccggtcaaactgttatgattctcaatggcgagagaacatagcccagcatatatgagaactagctcttggaagatggaaactatactgaccatgaactaaacctgccgcacaactagaagtggccgggtagcatgcctacgtttttttatccctagatgcccagcgccagccggagaactacctaatcctagcagaggaaaagacagtcctggctcacctctagagaaattttcccaaaaggcagacagaggcccccacatatattggcggtgattttagatgaaatgacaaacgtagtatgaaaataggtttagcaaaatcgaggtccgcttactagatagcatgcagggccggttttaggcaaagtggggccctaggcaaaagtttaaaatggggccccaaatgctaacatattgcaccaacagaaacattttggttgtagctacatgcgctgatttcaggccactaaacgagcgtgatcaacaatattgaagtcattcgccacttgtttctagcctctttacactggctggggagagaatgatcactagtaaatcaatctgtccccatacagtatcatcttagcagaatatctgcagttttaactgggcgatgtgctgatgagaacaatgatttttgttccggcatatactgtacatacaccgtacatacacacagatacacataccgtacatacacagacatacaccttacatgcatacacacatacagttatatacactgatagtatacacataccgtacatacatataccattcatacacacaaatacacatacatacaccgtacgtacacacagatacacatacatataccatcatacatacacataccgtacatgcacacatgcatatactgtacattcacacaaatgccgtacacatataccgtacatacacacagatacacacatataccgtacatacacagatacagttatatacatatagtacatacatataaaatacacccaaatgcaaataccgtacatacatacatataccgtacatgcatacacacacatataccgaacatacagatacacatacacgtaccgtacatacacacatacagtatatacacatagtatacacataccgtacacacatatacatatactgtatgtacatgcacataaacatacatatataccatatatccatacaaatttatttcacatacacagatacacacatactgtacatgcatacacacacagccatacaactataccatatacatacacacatatactgtacatacacagatacacacacacagatagaaacatacacatagatacacacagatgcacacatacatatacaagcatatacatacatacatactaatcttctataggtggtcagatgagccctgcaggtcagttcagctggagaaggctgcagaccccactgtgggggatggggcacagagcagacagcacctgatgataaattcccagtaagggaggaaaagactcaaattcaaaaagttccatgactaaaattataaagagataagttataaagagcactataactgcacattactcttcaggtcacttcacagcatacattttgctgccgtgctgcccctgcagtgagctcctcccccatctctgctctgtgaggagatgctgcagcctgctctgaacagaacagtggagggagcagaagaccccctgtaagtcctgctcttcctccactgatgtctctgtgtgctgtgcagccggggcccctgactgtaggcgagtactcacgattgggacgctccatgcagggggacagacggcagccagtgagcgctctcctcagtctggtcactgtgaggtaaggaaagcgttcattggccagcgtctttccctgcatgacacgccccctttttgatctcctgcacttcgcgccccgctctctccccgacactcggtgttccatgattacaggagggggtgagaggggcccgaccctgcatgataccgggcctgcctgcaggggcccccctccacctctgggccctggagcagtgccatcaacagtatgtctgcccctggctgggggcccctagggcagcgggggccccaggcagctgcctagtctgcctgcccctaacgccgaccctgatagcatgaagacagaaagggcactttcatggtcagcagaaaaccctatcaaaacaccatccagaaattactttaggactctagcattaactcataacaccagagtggcaatttccgctcacaagagctttccagacacagtaacgaaacagcagctgtgaacaggaacaaaatgcaaaaacacacaaggacaaaagtccaacttagctgggagttgtctagtagcaggaacatgcacagaaaggctactgattacattgttgaccggcatgaaactgacagaggagcaaggttatatagcgactcccacatcctgataggagcaggtgaacagaggggatgatgcacacaagttaaattccacaagtggccaccgggggagcccagaatccaatttcacaacactgggacaggaaggttgagtgtGAAGATGAGGGTCTTTCAGCTTgtccacagcctcgtcctctgcatgcatcatcagcatcatgtccacttctccGTCCCTTGcctcttgccttgcccattttaaatggactactgaaatatttgaaaagcgcaatacaaatggattaatttggagAAAACTTCTATGTGATCAGTTTgcttgaaaagcaagtatttgtagaccacagattcACCGAGCGTCTAACGGAGATAAGAGACAGTTataatatgttttttttaaatatttttttaaccacaaaataatgagtagaccaaggctagcagacaaaaaaatacaacgtatgcctgtaaagcgaagattttgacaccacagatacaccaggcgtctgacggagataacagactgtatacatttttttacattttttttaatttttgagaacactaaatactgagtagaccaaggttagcagacaaaacaatgcaacgtatgcctgaaaagcaaagattttgacaccaaagatacaccaggcatctgacggagataacagattgtatacatttttaattttatttttaatttttgaaaacactaaatactgagtagaccaaggctagcagacaaaataatgccaacgtatgcctgcaaagtgaagattttgacaccacagatacaccagttgtctgacggagataacagactgtataaaaaattttatttttttttttacatttttgaaaaaACTAAATACTGAGAAGACCAATCCTAGCAGATGAAATAATGCAACGTATGCCTTGGAAAGCGaacattttgacaccacagatacaccaggcatctgacagagatgacAGACTGTttgatgtggccttttttttttaatttaaaaaaaaaacactaaataatgattagccgaaggctagcagacaaaacaatgcaatgtatgcctgcaaagcaaagattttgacaccacagatacatcaggcgTCTGACGGTGATAACAGTTTAAATTTGCGGCCTTTTTTTcaagaacattttttaaaaacactaaataatgattagccaaaggctagcagacaaaacaatgcaacgtatgcctgcaaagcaaggattttgacaccacagatataccaggcatcagccagagataacagactgatcaaaatatggccttgatttttttgggcccaccaaaattgtgtcaataagttggctatgacactaaaaaaaattgttgtactaaaattgtaagatatttatcGCAATCATATGCGATgcttgtggcgtacaaatcacagtgataaatataagaactgtagctaaatatttttgggccagctacagatttttggggcagcaaaatggtgtccaaaaatgttgtaagacactacaaaaaatTATATAGTGCGCACTCATATCTGTTGcctgagacaatttttttttttttcaaattgttagattttcacgctcttgtattgcaatgacctagctgtagtctgcagcgtgaccaagcaaataaatgtagaaaaaagggggctatggattggttTCTAAtataatgagcaggtataagctgaaaaaaaaaaattgccacggataactgaagctaggtatatataaaatatttagcagcagcagacagtaatggagcctttatatgtatgcagtgagatctatgtactcacatacagtgcctgcaggccttgcactgatgtggatatgtgcacatcacATATCCTCTCTTGGCACGGCTTGACATTTGGTCCACTTACGAGTCTATCCTGTCTCATCACGGCTTGGCATTTGTTCCTCCTGAATGCCAGCACTAGTTATTCAAATAATTACTAAGCAGTTTCTATCACTTTAAATGATGGTTACACTAggtgaacattatccctttaactgATGTTAATGTTGTACTAGGCAGGTGCTATCTCTTTAAATGATTACAAAGTGGGCATTATCTCATTAAATGAGGGTTATAGTGAGTGCTATGCACCTAAATTATGGCTATAGTAAATGGGTGCTAGCCCTTTAATGATGGTTGTACTAAGTGCGCAATATCCAATGAAATGACTTACATTTTGGCTTTACGCCAAATTCATGAATCGTGTGTGCCATTGTGTGGAATTTGTTGTTGAAAAACTTGTACAATCCTCTTAATAAATATCTGGTGATAATATGTAATCTTTTACAGGGATATAATAATAGGAGTTATTACACTACAATGTGCTGGATATATCACAGAATATGGAAAGTGTGAAAACATCTACATTACCAAGCAGCAATCAAATCCAGGTTGCCTGAGTGATGATGTAACAATGAGGTGGTTAGCCATGACATCACAAgaccattgtgacatcatcaggtTCTAAGCCTATTACTACCTCTGCCTGATGCTACCTCGGCATTCTGATCTGTGACTGCAGAGAAAGAAAtagcgagagagaaagagagagaataagagagagagaaagagagaagaagcTTCGGCTATATCTTCTTTCCATCATGGAGATCCGAGGTTTGGCATTTCTGCCTATCTTGTGCTTCATATGGACGATATTGGGCAGCTGTGCCCTATTAGTCCTGACTATCATCTCAGGGCACAGTGACTATCCGTACATCAGGCAAGAGGGTCCTGGGAAAGATTCCTGACTCTGTAGTATAATTTCATATTGTTTTTGTCTTAGAGAAATGGAATGTTCTAATTATATTATTATATGTCCTGGCATGTTCTTATTGCATTATAATCagtacattattaaccccttcccactgCAGCCATATGAGGGACTGTTTATTGCCAGATGAATcatatttttgaatgacaccattaacttTGCTATAGTGTAAAAGAAGACAGACATTTTTTTTCAAGTGCACTGATACTGAGAAAAAAAgcgcttttgtagtttttttgtgttttgtttttacacCATTCATTGTGTAGTAAAAATTACATTGTCCAACTTTTTTATTCTTTTAGTGGTGCAATAATCTCTTCTGTTTGTGTCGCTAATTGCCGAGACCCATAACTTTATACATTTCCCACTGATTGAGCCATATGAggccttttattgttttgtttttatctATTTCTGGAGTTTCAACAAAATATACAATACAAAATATGTTTATTTTCTTAATATCTATTTTTAATAGGGAAAAACTAAAATAATTTGAACTTTAGTTTTTTAAAACTGTAACTTGAATGTACAATCATCTGATGTTTTTTCTGCGTTTAGTTTGGTAACTTTCCTCTAATGTACTTGGCTTCAATTTGTGTCTGGTCAGAATATATAATGTAGGATGATTATAGATGACAATTCCTCCTCTTATGTCCTAATATTTTCCTTATCTTTGACAGTGATACGGGACTCGACTTCCCAGAATCCGTGATCTACACAGTGATTTTCACGGTTAATTCCATCTTTGGTAAGTAGATGCTGCATGACACAGGACATTATCACAATTCTTTGCTCAGAGGTGACATTAAAAGGGTTCTCTAGGACCATAAGATTGATAGCCCATTATATCAAATCAGTGGGTTCTGACTGTGACAATCCGCCGATTACCCGATTTAAGCGGCCATGCTGCCCTTTCATTGTTTTGTACGTTTGCCAGTGGTAATTGATGGTACTAAAGCTTTCGGCAGCTCAGTCCCAGTAAAGTATATGAGACACGGCTGTAATACCAGACACCACCCATCAAAAGTAAGGATCTGTGCCTGGTAAGCAATGAAAGATATGTGGGCACTTCTTCACTAATCCATAAATTTGATATAAGTATAGGCTATCAAaggcccagataacccctttatatCTCTAAACCTCTTCAGCTCATTTGAGCATTCTTAAGAGTAGGTTTTCTATCATAGTGACATGAAAATATCTGGTTGATAATTTGCTTTATCTATTTCAGGAGCTGGCATCGCTTACATCCAGTATAGGTTCATGATTATTCAGTCTGAGCCATCGGAGAAGCGCTATATCATCTGCCAGAAAATCCTCCTCATCATTGGATGGATTGTGGGCATTTCGAACATAGTTAATGCTGTATTTTCGGTAAGTTAGTAGGTTTTATATAACGTCTCCAGTAATACTCAGGACCCCAGGTTCAGTATAATATATACTGTGGTGACTACACGGAGTCCAGTATATTACAGTGGGGCAGATCCTGCTCTTATCTGTTCTCAGATCTCCATGATGACCTTATTGATGACAGTCATATATTTCTTCTCGTAGATGAAAATGAATCCTACAGCGCACAGGATCGGCGCAGGAATGGCTTTTTTACTTCTTGCCATTTACAACATATCTCAATCTGTGTTCCTGTACAAGAGATCCTTCAGCAGTCGGTGCATGTGCCACTTTAGACTGGCAGCAGCTTTGCTGGCGACTGTTTCTCTGCTAATAAGTATCCTTTTCTAGATAAGTCAGTGTGTTTAGGTGTGTAAGGTGGGCTCCATTGTGACCATTATTTCATAGGTCAGTCACGATTGTAGGAAATACTATAATAGGATTCTGGTACTTTTCTTAACATGTCCTTCCAGCTGGTGCAGGTATGTGCACCTACTTCTTCCATCTATGTAGTGGCCTCTGTAAGACGGTAAGTTTATTTCACGTTTCACCATCTTGCACAATTCACTGGTGTCCTGTGTAAAGGTAAACCATAAACTCTCGGTGTACAAGTCATCCTACCATCTCATTCCATGCCAGATGCATTGGTGAGTACAGCCAGGAAGTAACGTCCTTTATCTTCTATCTTCTGCAGATCTTTTTTAGGACCGGCATGATAGCCGAGTGGATCGCATTAGTCGGCCTGATAACGCATCAACTAACTAACTATACTGATTTCCAGGTGAGTAAATGATGTGGGGGTCTTATAAGCGCCAATGATGTTTCTGTTAAGGATTTGTTACATGGAAAAAAAATCTACAGAGATGCCACATTTCAATGATGTCTAATAATAAATGTCTTCTCTCCTTTTTCTCAGAGTTTGTCTTTAAAAATCTCCCGAGAAGGTGTTACCATCTGTCTAAGGGAAAAGATCCAGGCTTTCAGAATGCCCGTATAAAATCCAGAGGGTAAGAACTAGCGCTGGAGTGACACAAAGACAACTAAACCATCTGTACTGCATCATATCATGTTCCTGCAAGCCGGATAAAGGGAAATGAAGACCTGACCTACAGCAGGAAAAGAAACTGATGAGGACCAACagtccgaaacaccgtgtctgcgaattgagatactgatttggcttttatcctaagtcatattgcatcatCAACATGCTCTATAGATGGTGCTAAGTCATCTATATGGCTGTGAATGAGGCTTATGTTACCAAAGCCTGAGTGCAAAAGCTGGCTGCACGGGTTAATTCTTCGTAATGAATTCATTTGGAATtccttttaaataaatatatacatatatttttaaacTTGATTTATTGACTTATTGAAGGAGAAAAGTACAACAAAACATAATACATATCAATCCACCAATTCACAGGATGATAGCACAGTAACACTGACCTCACACATGTGTTGACATTTCCTATGAATATAAACCAATCTTTCATAAGAGCTATGGAAGGACCAAATTAATTTACTGGCATTAACCTCAGATGCCGGTACCCACCTCCTCTCCTCACGACCATACGCCTTTCAGTGCACTAAATATTGTAAACAATAGCGAACCATACAAGAATCCACAATTTTGAGAGTGAAGAAGAGGATCGTTTTTACCCAGGAACACCTGAAAACTACTCCTTACTAAAGGTACAGAACTGAGGATGGAAGTAGTATgcacaaaaaaaatggagacataCCTGTGGCCTCACCGCGACGATTATTTAATTCAAATTCAGCTAATAGTAGAAAAGATGACCAATCCCCCTGGTTATATGACACAAAACACCTGAGTTATGTCTCCAGACTTTGGTTTAGactttcagtctgaccattagtttgaggatgaaacgaAAGAAAAAGATAGATGCATCTCTAGGTGAGAACAAAATGCCCTTCataatttacagtgccttgcgaaagtattcggctcccttgaacttttcaaccttttcccac
This window harbors:
- the LOC143816138 gene encoding DNA damage-regulated autophagy modulator protein 1-like codes for the protein MEIRGLAFLPILCFIWTILGSCALLVLTIISGHSDYPYISDTGLDFPESVIYTVIFTVNSIFGAGIAYIQYRFMIIQSEPSEKRYIICQKILLIIGWIVGISNIVNAVFSMKMNPTAHRIGAGMAFLLLAIYNISQSVFLYKRSFSSRCMCHFRLAAALLATVSLLITGAGMCTYFFHLCSGLCKTIFFRTGMIAEWIALVGLITHQLTNYTDFQSLSLKISREGVTICLREKIQAFRMPV